The Faecalibacter sp. LW9 genome has a segment encoding these proteins:
- a CDS encoding DUF4835 family protein, with product MRKLATLFFSICVCAMAYSQSIMADVKVDYSQVQSSNTQVYETLQRSLTNFINSTKWTEDRLKPHERIEANFLILVSKRENNRFTATLQVQSRRPVFNSTYYTPVLNLNDTNFTFEYTEFEELIFNERKFSGKNLTDVITFYVYLILGYDADTFSRDGGTEYFKTAQRISSFGQGSRFSGWSDLDGLQSRSMLINNILKADNKTLRTLAYQYHRNGLDVMADNELRGKNAIGTALMQLEFYTRGSFAQFYPLDIFMTAKKDEIGKIFGGGQVSTANVEKLKEILNSISPKNSSIWNNLKK from the coding sequence ATGAGAAAATTAGCTACCCTATTCTTTTCAATTTGTGTTTGTGCAATGGCATATTCACAAAGTATTATGGCTGATGTGAAAGTGGATTATTCCCAAGTTCAAAGTTCTAATACTCAGGTGTATGAAACCTTACAGCGTTCGTTGACGAATTTTATCAATTCAACGAAATGGACTGAAGATCGATTAAAACCTCATGAAAGAATTGAAGCTAATTTTCTAATCTTAGTTTCTAAACGTGAGAACAATCGTTTTACTGCGACATTACAAGTCCAGTCTCGACGTCCCGTTTTTAATTCAACCTATTACACTCCAGTCTTAAATTTAAATGATACCAATTTTACTTTTGAATACACTGAGTTTGAAGAACTAATCTTCAATGAACGTAAATTTAGTGGTAAAAATTTAACGGATGTAATTACATTTTATGTCTATTTAATTTTAGGATATGATGCCGACACATTTAGTCGTGATGGTGGAACAGAGTATTTTAAAACAGCACAACGAATTTCATCTTTTGGACAAGGCTCTCGTTTTTCGGGATGGAGTGATTTGGATGGATTGCAATCTCGTTCAATGTTGATTAACAATATTTTAAAAGCAGACAATAAAACTTTACGTACATTAGCTTATCAATATCATCGCAATGGATTAGACGTTATGGCGGATAATGAACTACGTGGTAAAAATGCAATTGGAACTGCTTTAATGCAATTGGAATTTTATACCAGAGGATCATTCGCACAATTTTATCCGTTGGATATTTTTATGACTGCTAAAAAAGATGAAATTGGAAAAATTTTTGGTGGTGGTCAAGTATCAACTGCAAATGTTGAAAAATTAAAAGAAATTTTAAATTCAATTTCTCCAAAGAATTCATCGATTTGGAATAATTTGAAAAAATAG
- the coaBC gene encoding bifunctional phosphopantothenoylcysteine decarboxylase/phosphopantothenate--cysteine ligase CoaBC — translation MSVLHSKKILLAVSAGIYIAAFLVRGLIKAGADVKVIMTPDAQHFVTPLTLSTLSKHPVEWEFFGDKGDWNNHVEYALWADYMIIAPCTANTLSHMADGTCDNLVLATYLSAKCPVYFAPAMDLDMYQHPTTKENIQQLVQNGNILIPAESGELASGLVGEGRMAEPEHIITFMEQHIASTLPLYGKKVVVSAGPTYENIDPVRFIGNYSSGKMGFEIAKEASRLGAKVTLVSGPSHESCHGYPIERINVISARDMYEAMHQQFTDADVVVMSAAVADYRPKEMATQKIKKNDEDMTIELVKNPDILKSLGEIKTNQLLVGFALETNNEEEFAKQKLAKKNLDFIVLNSMQDKEAGFQKNTNKITIIDKDLSLETFDAKSKADVAKDILNVVLKKL, via the coding sequence ATGTCTGTTTTACATAGTAAGAAAATTTTATTGGCAGTTTCTGCCGGAATATATATAGCCGCTTTTCTTGTAAGAGGACTTATCAAAGCTGGAGCAGATGTTAAGGTCATCATGACTCCTGATGCTCAACATTTTGTTACACCACTTACGCTTTCCACTTTATCAAAACATCCAGTAGAATGGGAATTTTTTGGTGATAAAGGAGATTGGAATAATCATGTAGAATATGCCCTTTGGGCTGATTATATGATTATTGCTCCATGTACAGCCAATACATTGTCACACATGGCCGATGGAACATGCGACAATCTTGTTTTAGCGACCTATCTTTCAGCGAAATGTCCAGTATATTTCGCACCTGCCATGGATTTAGATATGTATCAACACCCAACGACAAAAGAAAACATCCAACAATTGGTTCAAAATGGAAACATTTTAATTCCTGCAGAAAGTGGTGAATTAGCGAGCGGTTTAGTGGGTGAAGGTCGAATGGCTGAACCTGAACACATTATCACTTTCATGGAGCAACATATAGCATCTACTTTACCTTTATACGGAAAAAAGGTTGTTGTATCTGCTGGTCCAACATACGAAAACATTGATCCCGTTCGTTTTATTGGTAATTATTCTTCGGGTAAAATGGGGTTTGAGATTGCAAAAGAAGCATCTCGCCTTGGGGCAAAGGTAACTTTAGTTTCAGGTCCAAGCCACGAAAGTTGTCATGGATATCCAATTGAACGCATCAATGTGATATCAGCTCGAGATATGTATGAGGCCATGCACCAACAATTTACTGATGCTGATGTGGTGGTGATGTCAGCTGCTGTTGCAGATTATCGTCCAAAAGAGATGGCCACTCAAAAAATTAAAAAGAATGATGAGGATATGACCATTGAATTGGTAAAAAATCCCGATATTCTAAAATCATTAGGAGAAATTAAAACCAACCAATTATTAGTAGGTTTTGCTTTAGAAACCAATAATGAAGAGGAATTTGCGAAACAAAAATTAGCCAAAAAGAATTTAGACTTTATTGTTCTTAATTCAATGCAGGATAAAGAAGCAGGTTTCCAAAAAAACACCAACAAAATAACCATCATTGATAAAGATTTATCTTTAGAAACGTTTGATGCAAAATCTAAAGCGGATGTTGCAAAAGACATTTTAAATGTTGTTCTAAAAAAACTATAA
- a CDS encoding MFS transporter, protein MFACIANLLTGIAFYQISVTLPFFIIEKFDVDVSKMTIIHSTYVLSALCIRFYSGYLVDNFSRKKIYILSFISFVLLFLGYTIASTIFFLFLLRIFHGITWGIITTSSNTLAIDLLPSKRRGEGIGFYGLMSTLAMSIGPIIGMYIYDHYQFDYIFYSALAFGIIGILFALFIKDPNKKPVKEKRIKSPITLDRFLLVKAIPLAINILFLEITYGALYTFGVMYGKELKIEGASYMFLSIAIGIASSRIFSGKLIDRGWVNQINMAGIFSMMIGYFLIAYPHWDWFYFLGAYLIGLGFGISIPAFQSQFMNMTVPEKRGSVNSTFFIAIDLGLGIGMVAAGQLVLQMGFQNLFMLSGILSIVTLFYYYAISLPTYNRHKII, encoded by the coding sequence ATCTTTGCTTGTATTGCTAATCTATTGACAGGTATTGCATTTTACCAAATCAGTGTCACTTTACCATTTTTTATTATTGAAAAATTTGATGTGGATGTTTCCAAAATGACGATTATTCATTCAACTTATGTCTTATCTGCTTTATGCATCCGTTTTTATTCAGGATATTTGGTCGACAATTTTTCAAGAAAGAAAATTTATATATTATCATTTATCTCATTTGTTTTATTATTTCTAGGATATACTATAGCCAGTACCATTTTTTTTCTTTTTTTACTACGAATTTTTCATGGAATCACCTGGGGAATAATTACAACTTCAAGTAATACATTGGCTATTGATTTATTACCTTCCAAAAGAAGAGGAGAAGGCATTGGCTTTTATGGCTTAATGTCAACTTTAGCCATGTCCATTGGTCCAATCATTGGGATGTACATTTATGATCATTATCAATTTGATTATATTTTTTATTCCGCCTTAGCATTCGGAATCATTGGAATTTTATTTGCTCTTTTTATAAAAGATCCCAATAAAAAGCCAGTGAAAGAAAAACGAATTAAATCTCCAATAACTCTTGATCGTTTTCTTCTAGTGAAAGCAATACCACTAGCGATCAATATTTTATTTTTAGAAATCACGTATGGTGCACTCTATACATTTGGTGTTATGTATGGAAAAGAACTTAAAATTGAAGGAGCAAGTTATATGTTTCTGAGTATTGCAATCGGAATTGCATCATCACGTATCTTTAGTGGTAAGTTGATTGATCGGGGATGGGTCAATCAAATTAATATGGCAGGAATTTTTTCAATGATGATCGGGTATTTTCTTATTGCTTATCCTCATTGGGATTGGTTTTATTTTCTAGGTGCCTATTTAATTGGATTAGGATTTGGCATTTCAATTCCAGCATTTCAATCTCAATTTATGAATATGACTGTACCTGAAAAAAGAGGTTCGGTTAATTCAACTTTTTTTATTGCAATTGATTTGGGATTAGGTATTGGAATGGTTGCAGCAGGACAATTGGTATTGCAAATGGGATTTCAAAATTTATTTATGCTATCCGGAATATTATCAATTGTAACGTTATTTTATTATTATGCAATTTCTTTACCTACGTATAATCGACATAAAATCATTTAA
- a CDS encoding outer membrane protein assembly factor BamD, whose amino-acid sequence MLKKLTLIVLIGASLSSCNKMYNQAMKSTDKDEIFTIATKLYEEGKYVQAVELYERISTSFVGTEHAADIAFNTADAHFKDENYKLAGHMFKNFAGSYPLDKRAEEALYNSAFSYYKDSPKFNLDQTSTYIAIDELQNFINSYPESVHVSNANKYITELRQKLELKAFEIGKVYYKTMKYKAAAVAFDNMVDEYPDSKFREEAMMYALRSKAELALNFSRLENKDLRLQEARTQYRQLLKYYPSTTYKSEADKLLTNIEKEMIKVKADLEELEKARAAALANANNK is encoded by the coding sequence ATGTTAAAGAAACTAACCTTAATAGTTTTGATCGGTGCTTCATTATCATCTTGTAACAAGATGTATAATCAAGCAATGAAGAGTACTGATAAAGACGAGATATTTACTATTGCTACTAAATTATACGAAGAAGGTAAATATGTACAAGCTGTTGAATTATATGAACGAATTTCAACTTCGTTTGTTGGAACAGAACATGCGGCGGATATTGCGTTTAATACAGCAGATGCTCATTTTAAAGACGAAAACTATAAATTAGCAGGTCACATGTTTAAGAACTTTGCTGGTTCTTATCCTTTAGATAAACGTGCGGAAGAAGCTTTATATAACTCAGCGTTTTCTTATTATAAAGATTCGCCTAAGTTTAATTTAGATCAAACCAGTACGTATATCGCAATTGATGAGTTACAAAACTTTATCAATTCATATCCTGAATCTGTACACGTTAGTAACGCAAATAAATACATCACAGAACTTCGCCAGAAATTGGAGCTTAAAGCTTTTGAAATCGGAAAAGTATATTATAAAACAATGAAATATAAAGCTGCTGCTGTAGCTTTTGATAATATGGTGGATGAATATCCAGATTCTAAATTTCGTGAAGAAGCCATGATGTATGCTTTACGTTCTAAAGCTGAATTAGCATTGAATTTTAGCCGTTTAGAAAATAAAGATTTACGTTTACAAGAAGCAAGAACACAGTACCGTCAATTATTAAAGTACTACCCTTCTACAACGTATAAATCTGAAGCTGATAAATTACTAACAAACATCGAAAAAGAGATGATTAAAGTAAAAGCTGATTTAGAAGAACTTGAAAAAGCAAGAGCGGCTGCCTTAGCCAATGCAAATAATAAATAA
- a CDS encoding translation initiation factor produces the protein MDLQDQLKNLFPDHIPTPEEEVEEQAHELFIQKEPLICKFEKRKGKVNTIIEGYEGETEDFKLLAKEIKTFLGVGGSFKDEQIIIQGDYRDKIMSFLKDKGFKVKRVGG, from the coding sequence ATGGATTTACAAGATCAATTAAAAAATTTATTTCCAGATCATATTCCTACACCTGAAGAAGAAGTAGAAGAACAAGCCCACGAATTATTTATTCAAAAGGAACCATTAATTTGTAAATTCGAAAAGCGAAAAGGTAAAGTAAATACCATTATTGAAGGGTATGAAGGAGAGACGGAAGATTTTAAATTACTAGCCAAAGAAATCAAAACATTTTTAGGTGTAGGTGGTAGTTTTAAAGACGAACAAATCATTATTCAAGGGGATTATCGTGATAAAATTATGTCCTTTCTGAAAGATAAAGGATTTAAAGTGAAACGAGTAGGTGGTTAA
- the dapA gene encoding 4-hydroxy-tetrahydrodipicolinate synthase, giving the protein MKELFGTGVALVTPFNQDGSVDYNGLENLVNYSIDGGVEYLVLLGTTAESATLTKDEKKEVVATIKKVNNGRVPMVLGIGGNNTAEVLKEYATTDLSDYTAVLTVSPYYNKPSQEGIYQHYKAIASTTDANIILYNVPGRTGSNIAPETTIRLANEFKNIIAIKEASPDFLQSTNIIRMNTREDFIVLSGDDEFAVPMTLAGGKGVISVMGQGLPTVFTEMIREALNKNVDAAYQAHYNLVEITRAIFEEGNPVGIKAVLAHKGICQPYTRLPLVPATENLTKKIADLLNQF; this is encoded by the coding sequence ATGAAAGAATTATTCGGAACTGGTGTAGCATTGGTAACACCTTTTAACCAAGATGGTAGCGTTGATTACAACGGATTGGAAAATTTAGTTAATTATAGTATTGACGGTGGTGTAGAATACCTTGTGTTATTAGGGACTACTGCCGAATCAGCTACTTTAACAAAAGATGAAAAGAAAGAAGTTGTTGCTACGATTAAGAAGGTGAACAATGGACGTGTTCCAATGGTTCTAGGTATTGGTGGAAACAATACTGCAGAGGTCTTAAAAGAGTATGCAACAACAGATTTATCAGATTATACTGCCGTATTAACGGTTTCTCCATATTATAATAAACCATCACAAGAAGGAATCTATCAACATTATAAAGCAATTGCTTCTACAACTGATGCGAATATTATTTTGTACAATGTCCCAGGACGTACAGGATCTAATATTGCTCCAGAAACAACAATTCGTTTAGCAAATGAATTCAAAAACATTATAGCAATTAAAGAAGCGTCTCCAGACTTTTTACAGTCAACAAATATTATTCGTATGAATACACGTGAAGATTTTATTGTATTATCAGGAGATGATGAATTTGCAGTACCCATGACTTTAGCTGGTGGTAAAGGAGTAATTTCTGTAATGGGACAAGGATTACCTACCGTTTTTACAGAAATGATTCGTGAAGCATTAAATAAAAATGTGGATGCAGCTTACCAAGCTCATTATAATTTAGTAGAGATTACTCGTGCAATTTTTGAAGAAGGAAATCCTGTAGGAATTAAAGCGGTATTAGCACACAAAGGCATTTGTCAACCTTATACTCGTCTACCATTAGTTCCTGCAACTGAAAACTTAACGAAGAAAATTGCAGATTTATTAAACCAATTTTAA
- a CDS encoding DNA-directed RNA polymerase subunit omega, translating to MNFKDIGAAPTTQTYDRNKIEEQTGNIYESIVIMGKRAEQINQEMKSELIQKLDEFAAHTDSLEEVFENREQIEVSKFYERLPKPTAISVKEWLDNDVYYRNPNEDK from the coding sequence ATGAATTTCAAAGATATCGGTGCTGCACCAACAACACAAACTTACGATCGTAATAAAATCGAAGAGCAAACGGGGAATATTTACGAATCGATTGTGATTATGGGAAAAAGAGCAGAACAAATCAATCAAGAAATGAAATCTGAATTAATTCAGAAATTAGATGAGTTTGCTGCTCATACAGATTCTTTAGAGGAAGTATTTGAAAACAGAGAGCAAATCGAAGTTTCTAAATTTTACGAAAGACTTCCAAAACCGACTGCAATTTCGGTTAAAGAATGGTTAGATAACGATGTTTACTACAGAAATCCAAATGAGGATAAATAA
- a CDS encoding ferritin: MIKQEVLNALNKQIKLEGDSSQLYLAMASWAECKGLEGTANFLYSHADEERTHMLKLIKFVNERGGKAFVPQIEEPKQEFESLKEVFTAILKHEIFVSESINEIVFLTLEHKDFPTHNFLQWFVSEQIEEERLARNILDKLEMIGNDKGGLYLFDRDIVTLDVSAEQ; the protein is encoded by the coding sequence ATGATTAAGCAAGAAGTATTAAACGCCTTAAATAAACAAATCAAATTAGAAGGAGATTCATCGCAATTGTATTTAGCGATGGCTTCTTGGGCTGAATGTAAAGGTCTAGAAGGAACAGCAAATTTCTTATATTCTCATGCAGATGAAGAAAGAACACACATGTTGAAGTTAATCAAATTTGTGAACGAACGTGGTGGAAAAGCATTTGTTCCTCAAATTGAAGAGCCAAAACAAGAATTTGAATCTTTAAAAGAAGTTTTTACAGCCATTTTAAAACATGAAATTTTTGTGTCGGAATCTATTAATGAAATTGTTTTCTTAACATTAGAACACAAAGATTTCCCGACTCATAATTTCTTACAGTGGTTTGTATCTGAACAAATCGAAGAAGAACGTTTAGCACGTAATATCTTAGATAAATTGGAAATGATAGGAAACGATAAAGGCGGATTATATTTATTTGACCGTGATATCGTAACCTTAGATGTTTCAGCAGAACAATAA
- the recN gene encoding DNA repair protein RecN, with translation MLKTLRVNNFAIIDQLEIDFQPGMTTITGETGAGKSILLGALKLVLGERADLKALKNSDEKCIIEAVFDITDLGLQDFFEEHDLDYEDESILRRELLPSGKSRAFINDTPVKITDLLLLSEQLIDIHSQFNTPKIFEHDFQLSMLDIYGENKDLLKKYRKSYHEYVAIKKKIKEAQYSLENQTQDLDYKLHLWEELSNANLREDELEFLETEIKALSNVEEILATLGEAYQFLDHPEMGIVSQLNEASNKLNKITGFSQDLEDLYERMISSKIELDDIASELQMKIDATELNPEKLMELNERFDLLHRLLRKHNVNTIAELIVVRDQLETQTSGFDNLSDLIIQLTKQLNVVTDELEKYVVRIRKNRFSSIDTIRENILSTLAQLGMENSQLIIQLEETPEFNLHGKDQVHFLFSANKGMEPRVFEKSVSGGERSRLMLAIKKLLATHTHLPTLILDEIDTGISGKVANETGKVMQTMADNMQLLVITHLPQVASKGNHQLKVYKEVVNDNTKTNVIQLTENQRLEEIAQMISGSDITDAAIDQAKKLMSL, from the coding sequence ATGCTTAAAACATTACGTGTAAATAATTTCGCAATTATTGATCAATTGGAAATTGATTTTCAACCAGGTATGACCACAATTACAGGTGAAACTGGTGCTGGAAAATCAATTCTTTTGGGTGCTTTAAAATTAGTCCTTGGTGAAAGAGCTGATCTTAAAGCATTAAAAAACAGTGATGAAAAATGTATTATTGAAGCTGTTTTTGATATTACAGATTTAGGACTTCAAGATTTTTTTGAAGAACATGATTTAGATTATGAAGACGAATCAATATTGCGCCGTGAGTTATTACCTTCTGGTAAATCCCGTGCTTTTATAAATGATACACCTGTAAAAATTACAGATCTTCTTTTGTTGTCGGAACAATTGATTGATATTCATTCTCAATTTAATACACCAAAAATATTTGAACATGATTTTCAATTATCCATGTTAGATATTTATGGTGAAAATAAAGATCTTTTAAAAAAATACCGAAAATCATATCATGAATATGTAGCCATTAAAAAGAAAATTAAAGAGGCTCAGTATTCGTTAGAAAATCAAACCCAAGACTTAGATTATAAATTACACCTTTGGGAAGAATTAAGTAATGCGAATTTAAGAGAAGATGAACTTGAATTTTTGGAAACAGAAATTAAGGCGTTATCCAATGTAGAGGAAATTTTAGCTACGTTGGGAGAAGCTTATCAATTTTTAGATCATCCTGAAATGGGTATCGTTTCACAATTAAATGAAGCAAGCAATAAATTAAATAAAATTACAGGATTTTCTCAAGATCTTGAAGATTTGTATGAACGTATGATTTCATCTAAAATTGAATTGGATGATATTGCGAGCGAATTACAAATGAAAATTGATGCTACAGAATTAAATCCTGAAAAATTAATGGAGCTGAACGAACGCTTTGATTTGTTGCACCGATTATTACGTAAACATAATGTGAATACCATTGCTGAATTAATTGTAGTACGCGATCAATTGGAAACTCAAACATCTGGTTTTGATAATCTGAGTGATTTGATAATTCAGTTGACCAAACAACTAAATGTAGTGACAGATGAACTCGAAAAATATGTTGTTCGAATTCGAAAAAATCGTTTTTCTTCAATTGATACCATTCGAGAAAATATTCTATCTACATTGGCACAATTAGGAATGGAAAATTCACAATTGATAATACAACTAGAAGAAACTCCTGAATTTAATCTTCACGGTAAAGATCAAGTACATTTCTTGTTCAGCGCCAATAAAGGAATGGAACCTCGTGTTTTTGAAAAGTCAGTTTCAGGTGGTGAAAGATCGCGTTTGATGTTAGCCATCAAAAAATTATTAGCAACGCATACTCACCTACCGACTTTAATTTTAGATGAAATTGATACGGGTATTTCTGGAAAAGTGGCAAATGAAACGGGAAAAGTGATGCAAACAATGGCAGATAATATGCAATTATTAGTCATTACTCATTTACCTCAAGTTGCATCTAAAGGGAATCATCAGTTAAAAGTGTATAAAGAAGTGGTCAATGATAATACAAAAACAAATGTTATTCAACTTACTGAAAATCAACGCTTAGAAGAAATTGCACAGATGATTTCAGGATCCGATATCACAGATGCTGCCATAGATCAAGCAAAAAAATTGATGTCATTATAG
- a CDS encoding nucleoside phosphorylase, whose translation MSKAASELILNADGSIYHCNIRPEHLADIVITVGDPNRVERVSQHFDTIEHKASKREIVTHTGTYKGTRMTVISTGMGTDNIDIVFSELDALANIDLESGEIKDEFRKLSFIRLGTSGALQADIPVDSYVIGSHGLGLDGLLHYYKNSEEVMMPEVEDAFIQHVDWSPNKTRPYLVEGSSVLMKQLSSEKTKQGITATACGFYGPQGRFLRLEPNPSDINERLTSFQFNDLRITNFEMETSAIYGLAKMMGHEALSLNAIVANRILGEFSQNPYQTVDEMIVYALDKLAQ comes from the coding sequence ATGAGTAAAGCAGCATCAGAGTTAATTTTAAATGCAGACGGAAGTATTTACCATTGTAATATTAGACCAGAACATCTTGCAGATATTGTCATTACGGTAGGTGATCCTAATCGTGTGGAAAGAGTATCACAACATTTTGATACAATTGAACATAAAGCTTCTAAAAGAGAAATCGTTACACATACTGGAACGTATAAAGGTACACGTATGACCGTTATTTCGACAGGTATGGGTACAGATAATATTGATATTGTATTCTCAGAATTGGATGCTTTAGCAAATATTGACTTGGAGTCAGGAGAAATTAAAGATGAATTTCGAAAATTATCTTTTATTCGTTTAGGAACTTCAGGTGCTTTACAAGCGGATATTCCAGTCGATTCATATGTCATTGGATCTCATGGATTAGGATTAGATGGATTGTTACATTATTATAAAAATAGTGAAGAAGTTATGATGCCTGAAGTGGAAGATGCTTTTATTCAACATGTGGATTGGTCGCCTAATAAGACTCGTCCCTATTTAGTTGAAGGTTCTTCTGTATTAATGAAGCAATTATCTTCTGAAAAAACAAAACAAGGAATTACTGCAACAGCTTGTGGTTTTTATGGACCACAAGGTCGATTTTTACGTTTAGAACCCAATCCATCTGATATTAACGAGCGTCTTACATCATTTCAATTCAATGATTTAAGAATTACAAATTTTGAAATGGAAACATCAGCGATTTATGGTTTAGCTAAAATGATGGGGCATGAGGCATTGTCATTAAATGCTATTGTGGCGAATCGAATTTTAGGTGAATTTAGTCAGAATCCGTATCAGACGGTAGACGAAATGATTGTTTATGCATTAGACAAATTAGCCCAATAA